GCTTCGACTGGCAGGGACCGGTTTCAAAATGGTTGTCCGATAACGCCTTCGGCGTCTACCTCATTCACCCGCCGGTCCTGATCGGCGCCGCCATCCTGCTGCACACGCTGGCATTGAACGCCATTGCCAAAGCGCTGCTTTTGACCGTGGTTGCCGCTATCGGCAGTTTCGCGGCCTCCGCCTTCGTGCTGCGCAAATCGCCGCTGCGCGCCATCGTCTAGCGCGGGATGGCGCGGCCAGGGCCGCGCCATCCGGCTGTGCCGAAACGCCTACAGCAGCGCGTATTGCGTGCGTTCGCGCTTCGCCAGCAACGGCAGCGCTTCGCCCGCGATGTAGGTCTTGAAATGCGCGCTGTCCTGATGCGCCTTGAAGGCGGCCTCGTCGCGGAACAGTTCATAGAACAGGAACTGGGCCGGATTGTCCTTGGCCCTCGATATCAGGAACAACTTGACGCCTTCCTCGCGCTGCGCCTCGGGCAGAAAGCGGTCGAGGATCGCGGCGACCTTGTCGGCTTCGCCTTGTTTTGCTTCCCATTGCGCAACAACGAGCAGCCCGCCGCCGTCGACGGCGTCACTGATCGATTTCTTCGTTGCATACTGATTCATTGTCTGGGCTCCTTGCTCCTGGGATCGAGATGACGACATCGTCCATGGCGAGAGATAGATCGCCAGGACCGCTCCGAATGCAGTGATCACCGACCTTCGGCTGAACACTTCGTTAGATCGCGGCGTGGGCCGCGCTGTTATCGATCGCTCCATGTCTGTCTCCATCGGTTCGTTTCGATCGCGATCAGCGCGACCCTTGTAGCGATCGCCTGGCGGCCTCGATTCGCCTGCGATCGAAGTATCGATGTCGTGAACATTTCGATCATGATCGAAACGTTGCGTCCGAATGGCATGCGACAAGCATGGTGGATTTCGCCGGAAGCAGGAGTTGGCCATGCCGACCATCGCACCGCAGCTTGCCGAACTGGCCGGACTGATCGCCGATCCCGGGCGCGCCCGCATCCTGTCGCGGCTGATGGACGGGCGCGCGCAGACAGCGAGCGAACTGGCGCTGCTCGCGGGCGTCACGCCGCAGACGGCGAGCTGGCATCTTTCCAGACTGGTTCAGCGCGCGCTTCTGAA
This portion of the Bradyrhizobium sp. AZCC 2262 genome encodes:
- a CDS encoding putative quinol monooxygenase; its protein translation is MNQYATKKSISDAVDGGGLLVVAQWEAKQGEADKVAAILDRFLPEAQREEGVKLFLISRAKDNPAQFLFYELFRDEAAFKAHQDSAHFKTYIAGEALPLLAKRERTQYALL